The DNA region atgggccaaaattcacccaacttattgtggaaggctacacgaaacatttgacccaagttaaacaatttaaaagcaatgctaccaaatactaattgactgtatgcaaactaatgacccactgggaatgtgatgaaagaaataaaagctgaaataaatcattctactattattctgacatttcacattattaaaataaaaagtggtgatcctaactggcctaagacagggactttttactaggattaaatgtcaggaattgtgaaaaactgagtttaaatgtatttcgctaaggtgtatgtaaacttccgacttcaactgtatgtattcaccccctttgctatgaagcccctaaataagatctggtgcaaccaattaccttcagaagtcaaataaatagttaaataaagtccacctgtgtgcaatctaagtgtcacatgatctcagtatatataaatatttagccgttcagaaaggccccagagtctgcaacaccaccaagcaaggggcaccaccaagcaagtggcactatgaagaccatgGAGCTCTTATAACccaacagatcagggttgggttataaaaaatatccaaaacgttgaacatcccacggagcaccattaaatccattaaaaaaaatggaaagaatatggcaccacaacaaaactgccaagagagggccgcccaccaaagctcacggaccaggcaaggagggcattaatcagagaggcaagaaagagaccaaagataaccctgaagaagctgcaaagctccatagcagagaatggagtatctgtccataggaccactttaagtcaaacactccacagagctgtgctttacgtaagagtggccagaaaaaagacattgcttaacTTAAcgaagcaaacatgtttggtgttcgccaaaattCATGTgcgagactccccaaacatatggaaaaaaggtactctggtcagatgacatgaaattgagctttttgaccatcaaggaaaccgctgtctggagcaaacccaacacctctcatcaccccgagaacaccatccccacagtgaagcatggttgtggcagcatcatgctgtggggatgtttttcatcagcagagactgggaaactggtcagaattgaaggatggcgctaaatacagggaaattcttgagggaaacctgttttaatcttagagatttgagactgggacggaggttcaccttccagcaggacaatgaccctaagcatactgctaaagcaacactcgagtggtttaaagggaaacatttaaatgtcttagaatgatctcgtcaaagcccagaccacaattcaattgagaatctgtggtatgacttaaagattgctgtacaccagcggaacccatccaacttgacggagctggagcagtttttccttgaagaatgggcaaacatcccagtggctagatgtgccaagcttacagagacataccccaagagacttgcagctgtaattgctgcaaaaggtggctctacaaagtattgactNatcccagtggctagatgtgccaagcttacagagacataccccaagagacttgcagctgtaattgctgcaaaaggtggctctacaaagtattgacttttggggggggMtgaatagttatgcacgctcaagttctgtttttgtcttatttgttccacaaaaaatattttaaatcttcaaagtggtaggcatgttgtgtaaatcaaatgatacataccctccccccaaaaatctattttaattccaggttgtaaggcaacaaaataggaaaaatgccaaggggggtgaatattttcacaagccactgtacaggtaccgagtcagtgtactgAGGTACGAGGTAGTTGGGGTGATTGATTGAGGTGCATCATGGTCTAAATAAGTCAATTACTTACAGAGTTCACAGTAGCTGCAGCTCGCTCTTCCTGGTTGTCACTCTTCACAGTTCTCAAAGGCCCAGCACCTTCTGAAGACTTCTCTACCTGTGAACGGAGAACGAACAGTCTGTCTTATTATAACAGGAGTACAGATGACATAACCGGGTTAGGTTCAACAACTGCAAGGTGGTTCTGCATTTTATTGTGTTTGACTTACCGGCAGACTCTCTGGGTGCTTCTCCCCGTCATCGCTGGGCTGATCTGAGGCAGCAAATGCCTGGAACTGACTGAAGTCAGCAAAGTTGGGCTGCTCCGGGATCTGCTGGGGCGAGGTACTGGAATGAGCTGCCAGGCCCTCATCTGAGCGATGCCCACTATGGGGACCCGAGGTCTGGGGACAGACACAGGGTTCAGACTTAACACTGCATATTGAAAAAATGGAACACAACCTTGAATTGGAGATTACTTAGTCAATGACTTAGAGGTGGATTGAAATTTACTGAATAGGTGCCTGGagaaaaatgggggagggtcatggtttttcaatttcagtcaaggggagtgtttagtatttttttaagttaatttgtggaatttctttccttcttagtgtgtttgagacaatcagttgtgttgtgacaaggtggtatacagaagacagccctatttggtaaaaaaccaagtccatattatggcaagaatagctcaaataagcaaagagaaacgacaatccatcattactttgacatgaaggtcagtcaatacggaaaatcaagaactttgaacatttcaagcgcagtcgcaaaaaacatcaagcactatgatgaaactgtctctcatgaggactgacacaggaaaggaagacccagagttaccatcaactgttcagaggagactgtgtgaatcaggcattcatggttgaattgctgcaaagaaaccactactaaaaggacaccaataataagaagaaacttgcttgggccaagaaacacgagcaatggacattagaccggtagaaatatgtccaaatttgagatttttggttccaaccaccatatctttgtgagacacagagtaggttcaTTAACGGatgatcaccgcatgtgtggttcccaccgtgaaggatggaggtggtggtgtgatggtgatttgctggtgacaatgtccaggatttatttagaattcaaggcatacttaaccagcatggctaccacagcattctgcagcaattcaccatcccatctggtttgcgcttagtggggctatcatttgtttttcaacaagacaatgacccaaaacacacctccaggctgtgtaagtgttATTTggccaaggaggagagtgatggagtgctgcatcagttaaccaggcctccacaatcacccgacctcaacccaattgagatggtttgggatgagttggaccgcagtgtgaaggaaaagcagccaacaagtactcagcatatgtgggaactccttcaagactgttggaaaagcattcctcgtgaagctggttgagagaatgccaagagtgtacaaagctgtcaaggcaaactgtggctactttgaagaataaaatatattttgtttaacacttttctcattactaaatgattccatatttgttatttcatagttttgaggtcttcaacactattctacaatgtagaaaatagtaaaaataaagaaaaccccttgaatgagtagatctgtccaaactttcgactggtatggtgtgtgtgtatatatatatatatatatatatatatatatatatatatatatatatatatatatatgcgtcTGATGCCGCCCCTCATCGCTGATTCTCCGCCTGGCATgcaatatcaagtgcgcctaCAGGCTATTTAGTGTAGTCTCAATCAAATTATCCATAGCTtataggctacgaagtgcatgGTCGGAGAAGCACAGATCAAAGTTATATTACAAAGATAGCTGCTGGGACGGTATAAAtacaactaggctgcattacacactgcaatggatattccaaccctgtgCCCCgggctgctctgctcttgctgatcaaaaccTTTTTTGTGTGCTGTCTCACCAATGCTGTGCAGGCCTACAGTGGCAGCAGTTCAGGAGgtgagtcaaaggcttcttccaAAAATTATTTCTGATTAGGCCTAGTCCAAAAATGCAATATCTTGTGCGCGGACTAGCCTATAACCTATGTTccgttcagtttttttttttcttgcccATGATGTATTATTCAGTTATTGATTCGAGTAAcaatgtggtgctgaaacttgaagcagcagcacaaccaatGGACAGTAGGCATCATTAATATAACGTTTTAATTCGACTTTAGTAACAACAAGAGGACTTTGtattggagcctatttcttccaaTTTAAgaaagaggtaggcctacctgtttgacagacaaaattaggctaTTAGGCAAAGttaggctgctatatccatagatttgccataggcctaccttttattaaagaaaatggcaaaaagcacaggcctacACATTGTTATCTTAAGatttagagggggggggggggggaatgacaGATCCCATTATATAAAGTCAACTATAACAGTGCTTTGGTCCGTGAAGTTTTATGATAGAAACAAGCGGTAAAATACCCGGGATATCATTTAGTTTCTACAGCAGAGACACAAatttactttgcttgggaagtaatcaaatctgtcactatcaattgattaagctattcactttctgtacagtAGAAGATATTTAAACCCaaacagcttttagggaaacacgtgtgaccttctctcgttgggttaagCCACAGAAGAAGAGTAGACAGTagttaaagcttacatttttctgcatcggTAGGGCTACTCTGTTtcgggtggaaaggtaggcttaacttttgaaagtaccatgctcagattcctaatgattaTTTGCAAACATGAACAGTTTTGTTGCAAACAaaacacactgatttggcattgagAATTGTGACAAGATGAACACAcatctgtccattcttagcctgtaatttcaataatttatgtagtattaaaaaagattctgctaatatgtaaaattacgtagaattgcatgaaatgtttctAAAAGGCAATTTCTCTCTGACCTGCAAATATGATAGATTTTACTATAAAAAAAGAGATCTGTCCACAGTAGTCtctgaactcacaaccttttgaCCTGCAGCCCTgtgccaaaaaataaataaatcctgcgttgccatgtaatgcttccAGAAgaaagaacagtttctaaaactgcatatctaaggctatggtctgtccaagaagtgagggtaaacagTAGAcgtgttctctgctatccactttgttttaatcaTTATTTTGGGTGTGTATATCACTTTTTCTCCAAGGGAAGGctatccattttaatttcagagaGGTTCGgatttctccatgtaacccttattactACTcccttagtagtagtagtagtagtagtaataatagtctGTGTAGAGTGAATAGAACAAAGGAGATTTCAGCATTTAAATATGTACATTTCCTATTAAAGACTACACAGAGGCAGCTACATTTTGATAAGTCTTCAGGTCTGTGCTGATAGTTCTACCTGTGTGGGTAGTGGTCTAGGAGGCACGGCTGGAGGGTAGGCCACAACTCCAGCCAACTGTGGCCCGGTGGGGACAGCCGCAAAGCTTCTGTTCATGTctagagaggaggagcgggagtgGGAGGCGTGTGGTCTGGGGGGTGGCGGTGGGGGGGCAGCCACCACCTTCAGTCCTTCAGGAGACGTCCCAGAATGAGACCTACAACACAGATAGTGAGCTTACCATTCAAAAACTATTCAATAAACAAAGCACGTGTTTGACATCGAATATCTCTAGATATTGAGACCAACTTACCTTTGTCTTGTTACAACACTTGTAATTGGGTCTTGATCTGAAGTATAGGAATCTGAACTGCTATAACCATCCCCTTTAGGAGAGAAATATGAGTATTGTATCTTTAACCATGCCTCAAGGAAATGCAATATAATTATGGTCACAGATCTATTGTAGGAAATATGGCCTACCTAAAAATTGCAACTGTCCTAAGTTCTTTATGATAATGGCACATCCCTTGAGACACTTACCAGAGTTAACAGTTACAAACTTCATAGAGGTGGCAAGCTTGGTTTCTTCAGAGAGGTCAGGTGGGTTAGCCATCAGGGGACTCGTAGGGTGTGTGTGGTCTTCAAGAATGAGAAAGACGGTCAATTCCCTTAACAGTATTTAGAAAGAGGTACAGCGCATCCCTTCACTACTTCTCAGTAAAATTCTTGAGAGTTGCTAGTCTCTCCAGTCTCCACTGCTTTAGAAGACAGAGCTCGGTCTTCTGATATGTTTACGTGCTCTCATCATATGGGGAATGTATCTTACCACTTCCGGTTCTCTTCAGCTCCATCTCTTGCATATGGATCTTGCTTGGGGTCATGCGGATGGGGACAGGGTGGACAATGGCTGTATCctgtaaaaacaaaggtgtcttAGTTTGACCATAAGTCCATATACTGCCATTAGGATTGAAATCCTTCCTAGTGTCAGAACAGTTTGCAAAAGGCTAGAAAAAGCTTCCATTCATGGCAATTATGCAGCTTGAGAAAACTGaagatctacagtaccagtcaaaagtgtgtacccctactcattcaagggtttttctttcatttcaaaaagtgttaaacaagtcaaaatatattgaacatttgagattcttcaaagtagccaccctttgccttgatgacagctttgcacactcttggcattctctcaaccagcttcacttggaatgcttttccaacagtcttgaagttcccacaaatgctgagcacttgttggctgcttttccgtcacgctgcggtccaactcatcccaaaccatctcagttgggttgaggtcgggtgattgtggaggccaggtcatctgatgcagcactccatcactctccatcttagtcaaatagcccttacacaacctggaggtttgttgggtcattgtccttttgaaaaacaaatgatagtcccactaagcgcaaaccagatgggacggcgtatcactgcagaatgctgtggtagccatgctggttaagtgtgccttgaattctaaataaatcatggacaatgtcaccagcaaagcacccccacaccatcacacatcctcctccatgcttcatggttggaaccacacacgcagagatcatctgttcacctactctgagtctcaAAAAAACAtggcagatttccaccagtctaatgtgcattgcttgtgtttcttgccgcaagtaagtctcttcttattggtgtcctgtttcattgcagcaattcgaccatgaaggcctgattcatcatctgaacagttgatgttgagatgtgtcttacttgaactctgaagaatttatttgggctgcaatctaaggtgcagttaactctaacgaacgtatcctctgcagcagaggtaactctgggtcttcctttcctgtggcagtcctaatgagagccagtttcatcatagcgcttgatggtttttgcgactgcacttaaaaacgtttaaagttcttgaaatgttatggattgactgaccttcatgtcttaaagtaatggactgtcatttctctttgcttatttgagctgttcttgccataatatggacttggtctttaccaaatagggctatcttctgtttaccacccctactttgtcacaacacaattgattggcttaaacgcattaagaaggaaagaaattccacaaattacttttaacaaggcaaacctgttaattgaaatgcattccaggtgactacctcctaatgctgtttgagagaatgccaagcgtgtgcaaagctgtcatcaaggcaaagggtggttactttgatttgtttaccacttttttggttactacatgattccatgtgttatttcatagtttcaatgtcttcactattattctacaatgtagaaaagagtaaaaaaaaataagaaagacATTCAATTTTGCTAACACTTAAAATTTACCAGGACCTTGTAGGGCCCACAATGTCATATTCTTAATCATAGTATGGGACAAAAAAAAGCTAAGCAAGCAAAAATCACATGGGCACTGCTATTGCGGTGGATTCAGTAGCACTAAGTACATGCACTCAGAGCGAGATCTCAATTAGCCCTTGGGTTAATTTCATCATTTATACTGAAACAGGCATACTAAGTGATGGACTTACAGGATCAGCTGGTGCAATGTTAGAATCAAATTGGGTCAGAGTTTGTGAGCTGGAGGAGCGTTCACTAAAAGTCTCCCACTGCTAAAGAGACAGAGCAGAAACACATCAGCACACAGGATGATTCCCCACCCAGTTACAAACCCCACGGCTCTCACACAGGAGGGGTGAGGAACTGCATTTACTATCCCTTATCCATTCATTATAGTGACGAAGGGATGGATATTGACTGGAACCATGATAACTAATAATAGAAATGGAGCAAACGGACAGAATATCAACAATTGTAGCTTTCTGTAAGTACTAATCTGTGTTTCTCAAAAATGGATAAGAAAGATACTGAATTAGGAAATTACTGCAAGAGGACAGCTACTAAAACCGAGCAATGGAAAGATCCTTATCGATCACTTAATTGAGAAGTAATTTGCAAAATGCTGGAATGGCAAAAGTTCAACGATGTCCTATTTTACAGTGACAACATGTGGTGGTTCGGTGTCCAACCTCATTGCCCTGGTTGAGATCAGGCCAGGTCTGGTTGAGTGAGGGCATGGAGGGGGACTTGTTGGGTGTCACCTCCACGGGGGATCCCGAGTAGCCCACGTCAGGGGCCTGGTCTGGAACCTCTGGAACATGGAACATTTATATCATCAGGATGATGGTTccatttctctctgtgtttcataaatcaACTGTCTGCAGCAGACGGTTCCAAGGCCGGGTTTGGACAGATTCTGATTATATAGCAGGAGAGCACCAGCTTTTACCTGCTGAGTCATCCAAGTCAATAAGCTTTGGCATAAGACTCTCTGGCAGCTTTTCGGGAAGATCATAGCTGTTTTTCCTAGCAACAACCAGATGAAATGCAGCACAGAACTCATCCAGTGTCAACGCCCCGTCTTTATCGAAATCTGACAGCTCCCTGTAATGCAAAAAAATGTGAGTCAGCGAAAAAGACTAAACACACTCGTGAATTTTAAACTGCTCGAATCCCTTGTGAATTCAATCACTGGACAAGATGTATCCAAATTCATTAACTGAAGAGTTATGTATTCCATTCTTTGGTATTACTTCCTGGATTAAGAATAAAGCAGGTGGTTCATAATATAATTCCATCATTACATATGGGGAGCATCTCAACTAAAGCCAATAGCCCTCTTTCTAATCACTTACCAAATGTGGGACAGTTCAAGAATAGGTAGCTTTGATTTTGTGAAAAATTCTTTTGCGGCAGAACCTGAAATATAGACGAAGGGAAAAACTGTTTGTGCTGGATCAATCACTGTAGCATAACAGCCCGTCCCTGTAACCTTTAAAGGgccaatccttaattgaaacaaagtggttccctgcctctgttttggtaaaaagctaagggataggcctggagaaatgtaaccactaaaATTGAATGggcagagctatggatacaaggactgaccagcCAATATATTAAAGATCGTTTTTAACATGTTGAGAGGCTATAAAATGTTTGttaacatttacaatgtttacaaccATTGgtgtaaaacaaacatattttgggttctgatggagtattacagttaaactaagctcattaGGCATTTCTAAATGTATATACCCTTTGATTCTTGAATAACATTAATTTattagtccaaaaatggatgaagCAACTGCAGATTGAAGGTGAATGTGTAAAAGGTGGTTTCACACAAAGCTCACTACTCACCAGGAATGAAACCGTTGAGGTCTGGTTGGATGGTCTTGAACTGATTTATGTAATACTGTCTCTGCTCGTCTGTGATTTTCCAGGGGTCGTCATAACCACCACTGGACTGTCTTTGGGTTTCATTGGTTGTTGTCGCAGATGCAACCGTTCGTATAGAAGAGTTTTCCTAAAGCCAGTCATGTGAAACATTTAGAGAGAAAAGAACAGTTCCTGACTTATCGCAGTAGcagtatctacagtgcattcagaaagtattcagaccccttgactttcaacattttgttacgttacagctttattctaaaaaggattaaatattttatcaatctacacacaaaacccataatgacaaagcgaaaacaggtatacacatttttttttaaatgtattaaaaataaaaagtattcagaccttttgatatgagacacgaaattgagctcaggtgcatcctgtttgcattgatcatccttgagatgtttgtacctgtggtaaattctattgattggacatgatttggaaaggcacacacctgtctatataaggtcccacagttgacagtgcatgtcagagtaaaaaccaagccattaggttgaaggaattgtcgagctccgagacaagattgtgttgagccacagatctggggaaggttaccaaaacatttctgcagcactgaaggtccaagaacagagtggccttcatcattcttaaatggaagaagttKagaaccaccatgactcttcctGGAGCAGGCCGCTCAGCcatactgagcaatcggtggagaagggccttggttggggaggcgaccaagaacccgatggtcactctgaaagagctccagagtctcctctgtggagatgggagaacctcccagaaggacaaccatctctgcatcactccaccaatcaggcctttatcgtagtgtgcagacggaagccactcagtaaaacgcacgacagccctcttggagttttccaaaaggcacccaaaggactctcagatcatgagaaacaagagtctctggtctgatgaaaccaagattgaactctttggcttgaatgcctaGGGTCtcgtcaggaggaaacctgtcaccatccctacggtgaagcatggtggtggcagcatcatgctgtggggatgtttttcagcagcagtctctgtgagactagtcagggtggagggagagatgaacggagcaaagtacaaagaggtccttgatgaaaacttgctacagagcgctcaggacctcagactggggagaaggttcaccttccaacaggacaacaaccctaagcacacagccaagtcaacgcaggaatggcttcgggacaagtctctgaatgtctttgagtggcccagccagagcctggacttgaacctgatcgaacatctctggagagacttgaaaatagctgtgcagcgatgctccccatccaacctgacagagctcgagaggatctgcaaagaatggggaaactccccaaatacaggtgtggcaagcttttagcgtcatacctaagaagatgcggctgtaatagctgccaaaggtgcttcaacaaaataccgagtaaagggtctgaatacttatgtaaatgtgatagtctaaaaacctgttttcgttttgtcattatggggtaatgtgtgtagatttagggggaaaaacacaatttaatacattttagaataaggctgtaacgtaacaaaatgtagaaaatgtcaaagggtctgaatactttccgaatgcaccgtatgtaGTTTTATGAGGGGGAAACATTAGCCAATGAAATAGTGCATCTAGTGAAATAGGCCATCTCCATCTCTATGCCTTTAAGCCATTACAAGAAATATGACAGGTCCATGGAAGCATTTGCTGCACTACCTGGACCGGTGAGCAATGTATTGCTGGGAGTGTGCTGGAGGAAGGGGGATGAGCATCTTTCAAACTGACCCAGCTTTCCTGAACAGGGGGAGGAGAGTTGGCAGACCACATCCCATCACCTGACACCACAGGTCCTGTAGAGAGAGTAGTTACACAGCCTCAGAACAAGGCAATTAGATTACACAGAGCTCCTTCTAGCTGATGCAGTGAGCATACTCAAGCATTGAGTGAGTGGACTAGAGACACTTATGACATCAATATTCCTATTATCAATAATCATGTTCTGTTTATTGGCTGAACCTCACTTACCTAGCAAGCTATGTAATAGTTGTATGACTGGCGAAAGCCAAAACGATGCATGACAACTGTGTACAGATGTTAATACACATCTACAAATGAAACTGTAAACCTTGTCAGACTAACATTCACAGAGGATACAGGTTGTTGTGTGGAGTGTGTACCTGCTTGTGCTTCTCTGAAAGGTGTCCAGACAGCACCTGCCACAACCACAGGTTGTCTCTCTACGTTCCCCCCGCTGGCCTGCCGTTTGTGCTTTCTCCAGTGGGGCGAGGTGGGAGGGGACTGGTGAGGAGACACCACAGGGGACGTGGTGTCAGGCTGCAGCTTCAAAGAGTGGCAAATAACATCAGATTAAAACCTAAATGTCTATCAAAGTTTGAATTGTAATTCTGACAGATCAATCTGTCAAGAAACTAGATTCAAATTCAAATAGTTTATCAAATATATTTCTCCACTAGAGATCTCTTAATAAGAGAAACGCTCAGAGGGGCAATGACCTGTGGTTCTACTGTGGGCACGCAGGGCTGGATGACCTCATGGGCAGACAACTTCTTGACCTGCCCTCGGCCTGGGGGTCGTGGGATTACACCCTGGTAAGACCCCTGGTTCTCAGAGTCTGGGTACATGGCTGTGTGTCTGGCCTCCTGTTCATTCTTGGCCACAACAAAGCGAGGCAAAGGCAAGTCCTTGACTGTAGATGAGAAACTGTTAGATTACAGCACTGCCTCAAATCccttctagctagctagttagttgttTCAACTAGCAGGATTTGACTAGTCAGTTGTTGTCGTCTAGTATGGCCTATTACAATACGGCCTACAAAAGTGTTGAAAATGATAACCACAACATTTGTTTGCAGCTGCATTATTAACCACATCTAGTTAAGTGTTACCCAATTTACTCAAGTGATGTATCAAACGGTGCTTTACAAAGCCTAATGTTCAGGTTTTCAAGAGGTACTTTGAGTCTTTCCCTCCAATATCTCTGGCCCAGCTTCCTGTTTAGACTGTGCAATTTCCTGT from Salvelinus sp. IW2-2015 linkage group LG14, ASM291031v2, whole genome shotgun sequence includes:
- the LOC111972640 gene encoding ralBP1-associated Eps domain-containing protein 1 isoform X2 — translated: MESLTLTDGEQKYYSDLFVYCDTDNTKKVASNGRVLDLFRAAQLPSEVVLQITELCGATRLGHFGRSQFYIALKLIAVAQSGLPLRVESLNSVKDLPLPRFVVAKNEQEARHTAMYPDSENQGSYQGVIPRPPGRGQVKKLSAHEVIQPCVPTVEPQPDTTSPVVSPHQSPPTSPHWRKHKRQASGGNVERQPVVVAGAVWTPFREAQAGPVVSGDGMWSANSPPPVQESWVSLKDAHPPSSSTLPAIHCSPVQENSSIRTVASATTTNETQRQSSGGYDDPWKITDEQRQYYINQFKTIQPDLNGFIPGSAAKEFFTKSKLPILELSHIWELSDFDKDGALTLDEFCAAFHLVVARKNSYDLPEKLPESLMPKLIDLDDSAEVPDQAPDVGYSGSPVEVTPNKSPSMPSLNQTWPDLNQGNEQWETFSERSSSSQTLTQFDSNIAPADPDTAIVHPVPIRMTPSKIHMQEMELKRTGSDHTHPTSPLMANPPDLSEETKLATSMKFVTVNSGDGYSSSDSYTSDQDPITSVVTRQRSHSGTSPEGLKVVAAPPPPPPRPHASHSRSSSLDMNRSFAAVPTGPQLAGVVAYPPAVPPRPLPTQTSGPHSGHRSDEGLAAHSSTSPQQIPEQPNFADFSQFQAFAASDQPSDDGEKHPESLPVEKSSEGAGPLRTVKSDNQEERAAATVNSAKGSIMAPPPKPVRRRLKSEDELQEEALPLKSNVIATVLAAQPSIPRSVGKDKKAIQASIRRNKETNTVLARLNSELQQQLKDLLEERISLEVQLEQLRPFSHL
- the LOC111972640 gene encoding ralBP1-associated Eps domain-containing protein 1 isoform X4 — encoded protein: MESLTLTDGEQKYYSDLFVYCDTDNTKKVASNGRVLDLFRAAQLPSEVVLQITELCGATRLGHFGRSQFYIALKLIAVAQSGLPLRVESLNSVKDLPLPRFVVAKNEQEARHTAMYPDSENQGSYQGVIPRPPGRGQVKKLSAHEVIQPCVPTVEPQPDTTSPVVSPHQSPPTSPHWRKHKRQASGGNVERQPVVVAGAVWTPFREAQAGPVVSGDGMWSANSPPPVQESWENSSIRTVASATTTNETQRQSSGGYDDPWKITDEQRQYYINQFKTIQPDLNGFIPGSAAKEFFTKSKLPILELSHIWELSDFDKDGALTLDEFCAAFHLVVARKNSYDLPEKLPESLMPKLIDLDDSAEVPDQAPDVGYSGSPVEVTPNKSPSMPSLNQTWPDLNQGNEQWETFSERSSSSQTLTQFDSNIAPADPDTAIVHPVPIRMTPSKIHMQEMELKRTGSDHTHPTSPLMANPPDLSEETKLATSMKFVTVNSGDGYSSSDSYTSDQDPITSVVTRQRSHSGTSPEGLKVVAAPPPPPPRPHASHSRSSSLDMNRSFAAVPTGPQLAGVVAYPPAVPPRPLPTQTSGPHSGHRSDEGLAAHSSTSPQQIPEQPNFADFSQFQAFAASDQPSDDGEKHPESLPVEKSSEGAGPLRTVKSDNQEERAAATVNSAKGSIMAPPPKPVRRRLKSEDELQEEALPLKSNVIATVLAAQPSIPRSVGKDKKAIQASIRRNKETNTVLARLNSELQQQLKDLLEERISLEVQLEQLRPFSHL
- the LOC111972640 gene encoding ralBP1-associated Eps domain-containing protein 1 isoform X3, whose amino-acid sequence is MESLTLTDGEQKYYSDLFVYCDTDNTKKVASNGRVLDLFRAAQLPSEVVLQITELCGATRLGHFGRSQFYIALKLIAVAQSGLPLRVESLNSVKDLPLPRFVVAKNEQEARHTAMYPDSENQGSYQGVIPRPPGRGQVKKLSAHEVIQPCVPTVEPQLQPDTTSPVVSPHQSPPTSPHWRKHKRQASGGNVERQPVVVAGAVWTPFREAQAGPVVSGDGMWSANSPPPVQESWENSSIRTVASATTTNETQRQSSGGYDDPWKITDEQRQYYINQFKTIQPDLNGFIPGSAAKEFFTKSKLPILELSHIWELSDFDKDGALTLDEFCAAFHLVVARKNSYDLPEKLPESLMPKLIDLDDSAEVPDQAPDVGYSGSPVEVTPNKSPSMPSLNQTWPDLNQGNEQWETFSERSSSSQTLTQFDSNIAPADPDTAIVHPVPIRMTPSKIHMQEMELKRTGSDHTHPTSPLMANPPDLSEETKLATSMKFVTVNSGDGYSSSDSYTSDQDPITSVVTRQRSHSGTSPEGLKVVAAPPPPPPRPHASHSRSSSLDMNRSFAAVPTGPQLAGVVAYPPAVPPRPLPTQTSGPHSGHRSDEGLAAHSSTSPQQIPEQPNFADFSQFQAFAASDQPSDDGEKHPESLPVEKSSEGAGPLRTVKSDNQEERAAATVNSAKGSIMAPPPKPVRRRLKSEDELQEEALPLKSNVIATVLAAQPSIPRSVGKDKKAIQASIRRNKETNTVLARLNSELQQQLKDLLEERISLEVQLEQLRPFSHL